TTAATTTTAATTTCATTATTAAAATGTAGTTTATTTTAATATTCTATAAGAATTATTATTTATTTTGTATATTCTATTAAGTCTTATCAATTTTTTAATAAGATTTTTCCACTTTTATATTTTTTAATTTTTTTTTAAAAAAATTAATTTTGCACTAATTTTTATAAAAAAATTTATTATTTGTTTATTATTTTAATAAAAAATCAAACAGTTATGATTTAATATATAAATCTTTCTATATTTTTTAAATAACAAATACTTTATAAGCTAGATAACATAATAAAAATTGGTGATAAATATGAAGTTCGGTATCGAATTTGTTCCAAATCAACCTTTGGATGAAATTGTAAGTTTAGTAAAATTAGCAGAAGATGTCGGTTTTGAATACGCATGGATTACTGATCACTACAACAACAAAAACGTATATGAAACCTTAGCATTACTTGCAAATGCAACTGAAACTATTAAATTGGGTCCTGGTGTAACCAACCCATATGTAAGAAGTCCTGCAATTGCTGCTTCTGCAATTGCTACTATTGACGAAATTTCTGATGGAAGAGCTACCTTCGGTATTGGTCCTGGTGACAAAGCTACTTTCGATTCATTAGGAATTGAATGGACTAAACCTGTATCTACTATTAAAGCAGCTATCGCTGATATTAACACATTATTAGCAGGTGGAAAAACTGAAGGTGGAGCAGCATTAGGTGGAGTAAAAGCTGTACAAGAACACATACCTATTTACATGGGTGCACAAGGTCCTAAAATGTTAGAAACTGCTGGTGAAATTGCTGACGGTGTATTAATTAATGCTTCTAACCCTAAAGATTATGAATCCGCTATGCCTATGATTAAAAAAGGAATTGGCGACCAAGATAAAACATTTGATGTAGGTGCATACACTGCTACTTCAATTGGTCCTGACTCTGATGCAGCTAAAAACGCAGCAAAAATCGTAGTTGCATTTATTGCAGCAGGTTCCCCACCTCCAGTAATCGCAAGACATGGATTACCTGATGGATTCAACGAACAAATGGGTGCATTCTTAGCTAAAGGTGACTTTGGTGGAGCTATTGGTGCAGTAACTGATGAAGCACTCGATGCTTTCGCTGTATGTGGTACTCCTGATGAGTTTATTCCAAAAATTGAAGGCTTAGCTGAAATGGGTGTAACTCAGTATGTAGCAGGATCTCCTGTAGGTAAAAACGTAGAAGAATCTATTAAATTATTAGGAGATGTAATTGCTAGCTTCTAAGGAAGCTACAATTCCTAATTTTTTAATTTTTTCTTTTTTTTTAGCCTCATTGATTTAACAATTGTTATATTTTCTTAAATCTTATTTCCCTTTTTATCAATTTCTATTTTTTTAAAAAGATAGCTTTAATTAATATTTTATAATATAAGTTATAGTTTATAGTTATATTTTACATTTAATTTATATTAATTTGAATTATTTTAGATTGAAGAGTCTATAAATTAAATAATAATTATTTAGTGACAAATAATAGTGACTAAATATTAGTGATTAAATACTAGTAAAATTTTCACTTTTTAAATAGTGTCTAATACGTTTTTAAATGGTATCTAATAAAAATAGTTAAATTTATATATTAGATGTTATTTTCTTTTTTTTAAAAAATTCATAAACTTTAATTTTGCATTGAATTTTTTTCTTATTTTTTAATAATAGTTTTTATTATTTTAAATTTAATCAGATATTATTCGTTAATTTTATATATTAACTATAAATATCAATTCTTTTTTTTAAAATATAAATATTAAATAGTTATATTAATTTTAATTATATTTGTATTTTCTATTTCAAATTTAACTTTCGATATGCTTATTATTTTAAATTATAATATACCTATAAGCTTATATTCATATATGATGGATTATTATTCATTTAATTAGTTATTTTTTCTTCATTTGATTTTTTTAATTTTTTAATATTTTTTCTACTATTCTTCATATTTATTAAATTTTTTAAAATTAGTAATACTTTTTAATAATTGATTATTTTTTTTATTTGTCTTATTTTTTTAAATTAATATATTTGGCCAATTCAAACTTTATATTTAATTTTATAGATATTGATTTATTTATTAAATAAAGAATTATTTTTTGCAATTGTTTATTTTTATTTTTGTAAATGTTGTAACTTTCTTTATTAACTGTGCCATGTGTTTATGGCGTTGGTCTAAGTATATGTATTTACATTACTATGATGACTGCTTTTCCACATATGGCTAAATTTATGTTTATAAATTTATTATTATAAAATATTAATCTCGTATTAATAGCATTATATATATTCGTGAGAACCTGAGTTTTTTTTACTTGGTGTTTGATGTTGGTAGAATAGATGTGGTGATATTTGATTGTTATTTTTTTTTTGTGAATGTAATGATTGGAATATTTTTTTTTGTGTATATATCTCGTCTATATTTTTTTTTATGTGTACTTCTTAAGTCTTTTTTGTTGAATTGTTTTTTTTTTCTGTCAAATCTGTTTGATCCTGGCAGAAGCTACTGCTATTGGGATTCGATTAAGCCATGCAAGTTGAACGAATTTGGA
Above is a genomic segment from Methanobrevibacter olleyae containing:
- the mer gene encoding 5,10-methylenetetrahydromethanopterin reductase, producing the protein MKFGIEFVPNQPLDEIVSLVKLAEDVGFEYAWITDHYNNKNVYETLALLANATETIKLGPGVTNPYVRSPAIAASAIATIDEISDGRATFGIGPGDKATFDSLGIEWTKPVSTIKAAIADINTLLAGGKTEGGAALGGVKAVQEHIPIYMGAQGPKMLETAGEIADGVLINASNPKDYESAMPMIKKGIGDQDKTFDVGAYTATSIGPDSDAAKNAAKIVVAFIAAGSPPPVIARHGLPDGFNEQMGAFLAKGDFGGAIGAVTDEALDAFAVCGTPDEFIPKIEGLAEMGVTQYVAGSPVGKNVEESIKLLGDVIASF